A single region of the Roseivivax sp. THAF197b genome encodes:
- a CDS encoding NAD+ synthase, whose protein sequence is MADQFRLTLAQLNPTVGDLTGNRARAFAAWEQARDAGSDLVAFPEMFITGYNTQDLIRRPAFHAAAIEEVRALAADCAEGPAIAIGAPWLEGTELYNAYLILKDGAVQTAVLKHHLPNDTVFDEVRLYASGPVTGPYSVGAVRIGSPICEDAWYEDVAETLEETGAEFLLVPNGSPYHRDKFDVRLNHMIARTVETGLPLIYLNMVGGQDDQVFDGGSFIVNPGGQMAVKLPVFDEEIAHVTLTRMQEGWRAEPGAVARHPDAWEQDYRAMVESLRDYMRKTGFRKVLLGLSGGIDSAIVAAIAADALGPENVRCVMLPSEYTSEHSLEDAKAVAEALGCHYDFVPITPGRDAITETLAPLFEGRDEDVTEENIQSRLRGLLLMAMSNKFGEMLLTTGNKSEVAVGYATIYGDMNGGYNPIKDLYKTRVFETCRWRNANHRAWMMGPEGEVIPDRIITKPPSAELRADQKDSDSLPDYPVLDGILQILVDDEGSIEDCVAAGYARDDAARVEHLIYISEYKRFQSAPGTRLTDRAFWLDRRYPIVNRWRDARRES, encoded by the coding sequence ATGGCGGACCAATTCCGACTGACGCTCGCGCAACTGAACCCGACCGTCGGCGATCTGACCGGCAACCGCGCCCGCGCATTCGCGGCCTGGGAGCAGGCGCGCGACGCGGGCAGCGACCTCGTCGCCTTCCCGGAGATGTTCATCACCGGTTACAACACGCAGGACCTGATCCGCCGTCCGGCCTTCCATGCCGCCGCGATCGAAGAGGTGCGTGCGCTGGCCGCGGATTGCGCGGAGGGGCCTGCCATCGCCATCGGCGCGCCCTGGCTGGAGGGGACGGAGCTTTATAACGCCTATCTCATCCTGAAGGACGGTGCGGTGCAGACCGCGGTGCTGAAGCATCACTTGCCCAACGACACCGTCTTCGACGAGGTGCGCCTCTATGCCTCGGGCCCCGTGACCGGGCCTTATTCGGTGGGCGCGGTCCGGATCGGCAGCCCCATCTGCGAGGATGCCTGGTACGAGGACGTGGCCGAAACCCTGGAGGAAACGGGTGCCGAGTTTCTGCTGGTGCCCAACGGCTCGCCCTATCACCGCGACAAGTTCGATGTGCGGCTGAACCACATGATCGCCCGCACGGTGGAGACGGGATTGCCGCTGATCTACCTCAACATGGTGGGCGGGCAGGACGATCAGGTCTTCGACGGTGGCTCCTTCATCGTCAATCCGGGCGGCCAGATGGCGGTGAAACTGCCGGTCTTCGACGAGGAGATCGCCCATGTCACGCTGACCCGCATGCAAGAGGGCTGGCGCGCAGAGCCGGGCGCCGTCGCACGTCATCCCGACGCCTGGGAGCAGGATTACCGCGCCATGGTCGAGAGCCTGCGCGATTACATGCGCAAGACCGGCTTCAGGAAGGTGCTGCTGGGCCTGTCGGGCGGGATCGATTCGGCCATCGTCGCGGCCATCGCCGCCGATGCGCTGGGCCCCGAGAACGTGCGCTGCGTGATGCTGCCCTCGGAATACACTTCTGAGCATTCGCTCGAGGATGCCAAGGCCGTGGCGGAAGCGCTGGGCTGTCACTACGACTTCGTGCCGATCACGCCGGGCCGGGATGCCATCACCGAGACACTGGCCCCCCTGTTCGAAGGGCGCGACGAGGATGTGACCGAGGAAAATATCCAGTCCCGTCTGCGCGGCCTCCTGCTGATGGCCATGTCCAACAAGTTCGGCGAAATGCTCCTGACCACGGGCAACAAATCCGAGGTCGCAGTGGGTTATGCCACGATCTATGGCGACATGAATGGCGGCTACAATCCGATCAAGGATCTCTACAAGACACGCGTGTTCGAGACCTGCCGCTGGCGCAACGCTAATCACCGCGCGTGGATGATGGGCCCCGAGGGCGAGGTGATCCCCGACCGGATCATCACCAAGCCGCCTTCGGCCGAGCTGCGCGCGGATCAGAAGGACAGCGACTCGCTGCCCGATTACCCCGTGCTCGACGGCATCCTGCAGATCCTCGTCGATGACGAAGGCTCCATCGAGGATTGCGTCGCGGCGGGTTACGCACGCGACGATGCCGCGCGGGTCGAGCATCTGATTTACATCAGCGAATACAAGCGCTTCCAATCGGCCCCCGGCACGCGCCTGACAGACCGGGCCTTTTGGCTCGACCGGCGCTACCCGATCGTGAACCGATGGCGGGATGCGCGGCGGGAGTCTTGA
- the gltX gene encoding glutamate--tRNA ligase yields the protein MTITRFAPSPTGHIHVGNLRTALMNWLIAKQEGGTFILRIDDTDPERSKEEYVDGIKRDLEWLGLGWDRVERQSERLEKYHEAADKLREIGRFYEAFETPTELDLKRKKQMNMGRPPVYDRAALALSEAEKEKLQAERGQGHWRFKLDQERIEWEDGILGPISIDAASVSDPVLIKADGQFLYTLASVVDDVEFGITHVVRGSDHVTNTATQIQIMAALGAGHPVFAHHSLLTGPQGESLSKRLGTLALKDLREAGIEPEALLSLMARLGSSQPVELRLTLDEIAEGFALSQFGSAPTKFDVNDLYPLTARKLHGLPYDAMADDIRALGVPDDKAPLFWQVARENITTRHDLAGWWELFSKGGDPKIDPEDADFVAEAMTLLPEPPYDADTWGTWTAAVKEKTGRKGKGLFMPLRRAVTGMDRGPEMADVMPLMQVVRAKSG from the coding sequence ATGACCATCACCCGCTTCGCCCCGTCGCCCACCGGCCATATTCATGTGGGCAATCTGCGCACCGCGCTGATGAACTGGCTGATCGCGAAGCAAGAGGGCGGCACCTTCATCCTGCGCATCGACGACACCGATCCCGAACGCTCCAAGGAGGAGTATGTCGACGGGATCAAGCGCGATCTGGAATGGCTGGGCCTTGGCTGGGACCGGGTGGAGCGGCAATCCGAGCGGCTCGAGAAATACCACGAGGCCGCGGACAAGCTGCGCGAGATCGGGCGCTTCTACGAGGCGTTCGAGACGCCCACGGAGCTGGACCTCAAGCGCAAGAAGCAGATGAACATGGGGCGTCCGCCGGTCTATGACCGCGCAGCCCTGGCGCTGTCCGAGGCCGAGAAGGAAAAGCTGCAGGCTGAACGCGGGCAGGGGCATTGGCGCTTCAAGCTCGATCAGGAGCGGATCGAGTGGGAGGACGGCATCCTCGGGCCGATCTCCATCGATGCGGCTTCGGTGTCGGACCCGGTTCTGATCAAGGCAGACGGGCAGTTCCTCTACACGTTAGCCTCCGTTGTCGATGACGTCGAGTTCGGCATCACCCATGTGGTGCGCGGCTCGGATCACGTCACCAACACGGCGACGCAGATCCAGATCATGGCGGCACTCGGCGCGGGTCATCCGGTCTTCGCGCATCATTCGTTGCTGACCGGACCGCAGGGCGAAAGCCTGTCGAAGCGGCTGGGCACGCTGGCGCTCAAGGACCTGCGCGAGGCCGGGATCGAGCCCGAGGCGCTCTTGTCGCTGATGGCGCGGCTCGGCTCGTCGCAGCCCGTGGAGCTGCGGCTGACGCTGGACGAGATCGCCGAAGGGTTTGCGCTGTCGCAATTCGGCTCCGCGCCCACGAAATTCGACGTGAACGATCTTTATCCGCTGACGGCGCGCAAGCTGCACGGCTTGCCCTATGACGCGATGGCGGACGACATTCGCGCGCTGGGCGTGCCCGACGACAAAGCGCCGCTCTTCTGGCAGGTGGCGCGCGAGAACATCACCACGCGGCACGATCTGGCCGGTTGGTGGGAGCTCTTTTCCAAGGGGGGCGATCCCAAGATCGACCCCGAGGATGCGGACTTCGTGGCCGAGGCGATGACGCTGCTGCCCGAGCCGCCCTATGACGCCGACACCTGGGGCACCTGGACCGCGGCGGTGAAGGAAAAGACCGGCCGCAAGGGCAAGGGCCTGTTCATGCCGCTCCGCCGCGCGGTGACGGGCATGGATCGCGGCCCCGAAATGGCCGATGTGATGCCGCTGATGCAGGTGGTCCGCGCGAAGTCGGGCTAA
- a CDS encoding Rrf2 family transcriptional regulator — translation MRITKRTNIATRVLMYCAVHNTSLVTKSQIARACNASEHHLGQIVNQLAQLGYLETRRGRHGGLRLARTPDHIALGPLFRAFEAKAPLAECFDPEANTCPLVDACRLRKALTKAAEAFYAALDDVTLDDLVANNASLSQVFGLDDPSSSLAPAEPLE, via the coding sequence ATGCGCATCACAAAGCGTACAAATATAGCGACGCGAGTGCTGATGTATTGTGCAGTGCATAATACCAGCCTCGTGACGAAATCCCAGATCGCGCGGGCGTGCAATGCGTCCGAGCACCACTTGGGCCAGATCGTCAATCAGCTCGCGCAGCTGGGCTATCTGGAAACACGGCGCGGGCGGCATGGCGGGCTCAGGCTGGCGCGCACGCCCGATCACATCGCGCTCGGGCCGCTTTTTCGGGCGTTCGAGGCGAAGGCGCCGCTGGCGGAATGCTTCGATCCCGAGGCCAATACCTGCCCACTGGTCGATGCGTGCCGGTTGCGCAAGGCGCTGACGAAGGCGGCCGAGGCGTTCTATGCGGCACTCGACGACGTGACCCTGGACGACCTGGTGGCGAACAACGCCTCTTTGTCGCAGGTCTTCGGTCTGGACGATCCTTCCTCCTCGCTTGCGCCTGCGGAGCCGCTTGAGTAA
- the gcvT gene encoding glycine cleavage system aminomethyltransferase GcvT, which produces MVEFAGYAMPVQYPMGVMKEHLHTRAEAGLFDVSHMGQVILLSRKRSAAEALEALVPQSVIDLPEGRQRYGFFTNDAGGIEDDLMIANKGDHLFLVINAACKDADVALMRAGLEPDVVVKHVTTRALLALQGPKAEAVLAEIAPELADMRFMDVRDAVVDGVEIWVSRSGYTGEDGFEISLPAEAAEAFARRLLDHEAVAPIGLGARDSLRLEAGLCLYGHDLDPTTSPVEGALNWAIQKVRRTDGARAGGFPGADRILAELNDGPAQKRVGLTPEGRAPMREGVQLYADETSAEPVGRITSGGFGPSVEGPVAMGYVPAASATPGTVLYGDLRGKRRPVTVTALPFVAANFKR; this is translated from the coding sequence ATGGTCGAATTCGCGGGCTACGCGATGCCCGTGCAATACCCGATGGGCGTCATGAAGGAGCATCTGCACACCCGCGCCGAGGCCGGGCTGTTCGACGTGAGCCATATGGGCCAGGTCATCCTTCTGTCGCGCAAGCGCAGTGCTGCCGAGGCACTGGAGGCGCTGGTGCCGCAATCCGTGATCGATCTGCCCGAGGGGCGTCAACGCTACGGCTTTTTCACCAATGATGCGGGCGGGATCGAGGACGACCTGATGATCGCCAACAAGGGCGATCATCTGTTTCTGGTGATCAACGCCGCCTGCAAGGACGCCGATGTCGCGCTGATGCGCGCAGGCCTCGAGCCCGATGTGGTGGTCAAGCATGTCACTACCCGCGCGCTTCTGGCGCTTCAGGGCCCGAAGGCCGAGGCAGTGCTCGCCGAAATCGCGCCAGAGCTTGCGGATATGCGTTTCATGGATGTGCGCGACGCGGTTGTAGACGGGGTCGAGATCTGGGTCTCGCGCTCGGGCTATACCGGCGAGGACGGCTTCGAGATTTCGTTGCCTGCCGAGGCAGCGGAGGCTTTCGCGCGCCGCTTGCTGGATCATGAGGCCGTGGCGCCCATCGGCCTCGGCGCACGCGATTCGCTGAGGCTCGAAGCCGGGCTTTGCCTTTACGGGCATGATCTCGATCCGACGACATCGCCCGTCGAAGGTGCGCTCAACTGGGCGATCCAGAAGGTGCGCCGGACAGATGGCGCACGCGCGGGCGGCTTTCCCGGCGCGGATCGCATCCTTGCGGAGCTCAATGACGGCCCGGCGCAGAAACGCGTAGGCCTCACGCCCGAAGGCCGCGCGCCCATGCGTGAAGGGGTGCAGCTTTACGCCGACGAGACCAGTGCGGAGCCCGTGGGCCGCATCACCTCGGGCGGCTTCGGCCCCTCTGTCGAAGGGCCTGTGGCCATGGGCTACGTGCCCGCCGCATCGGCCACGCCCGGCACCGTTCTTTACGGGGACTTGCGCGGCAAGCGTCGCCCCGTCACCGTGACCGCGCTGCCCTTCGTGGCTGCAAATTTCAAACGATAG
- a CDS encoding glycosyltransferase, whose translation MTAPRALGYFVPAFPTQTHAFFWREVAALRAQGVKVVLFSSRRPRPEDCPHAFGEDARAETHYVFPPRPGAVLRWAARHPAGLVRALGYLRELQEGGAKARAKVAALLPSAADICAAAEAAGVGHVHFHSCADAAHLGALAERMGGPSYSVTVHGNLDVYGTDHAAKFARAALVTTVTRPLRNEVLAVAPGRDVPVITMGVDTARFVGDRPSRPADAPLQFLSISRLNPVKGHVYFLKALRRLIDAGHAAHYRIAGSGEAESAIRAEIARLSLGDQVSMLGPLGQDDVRAALGRADAFVLTSFGHGEAAPVAVMEAMAAGLPVICSRIGGTGDMITDGVDGFLVPQQDVDAITEAARKLCTDEALRVKIGRAAQQRAQSQFDTAATARALWEAICAARGR comes from the coding sequence ATGACCGCACCGCGCGCCCTGGGCTATTTCGTGCCCGCCTTTCCGACCCAGACCCACGCGTTTTTCTGGCGCGAGGTCGCGGCCCTGCGTGCACAAGGCGTGAAGGTCGTGCTTTTCTCGTCCCGCAGGCCCCGGCCCGAGGATTGCCCGCATGCCTTCGGCGAGGACGCGCGCGCCGAGACCCATTACGTCTTCCCGCCGCGCCCCGGTGCCGTTCTGCGCTGGGCGGCGCGGCATCCGGCGGGGTTGGTGCGTGCGCTGGGCTATCTGCGCGAACTGCAGGAGGGCGGCGCCAAGGCGCGGGCGAAAGTGGCCGCGCTGCTGCCGTCGGCGGCGGATATCTGTGCCGCGGCGGAGGCGGCGGGCGTGGGTCACGTGCATTTCCATTCCTGCGCCGATGCCGCGCATCTCGGAGCGCTTGCCGAGCGGATGGGCGGACCGTCCTATTCGGTGACCGTGCATGGCAATCTCGATGTCTACGGCACGGATCACGCGGCGAAATTCGCCCGCGCCGCGCTTGTCACAACCGTCACGCGCCCCCTGCGGAACGAGGTTCTGGCCGTGGCGCCGGGCCGCGACGTGCCGGTCATCACCATGGGCGTCGATACAGCGCGCTTTGTTGGCGATAGGCCCTCCCGTCCCGCCGATGCGCCGCTGCAATTCCTGTCCATCTCGCGGCTGAACCCGGTGAAGGGACACGTCTATTTCCTGAAGGCGCTGCGCCGCCTGATCGATGCGGGCCACGCCGCCCATTACCGGATTGCAGGGTCGGGCGAGGCGGAGAGTGCGATCCGCGCCGAGATCGCGCGCCTTTCGCTCGGCGATCAAGTGTCGATGCTGGGGCCGCTTGGTCAGGACGATGTGCGCGCGGCCTTGGGGCGAGCGGATGCTTTCGTGCTGACGAGCTTCGGACATGGCGAGGCCGCGCCGGTTGCCGTGATGGAGGCTATGGCTGCGGGCCTGCCGGTGATCTGCTCCCGCATCGGCGGCACGGGCGACATGATCACCGACGGTGTCGACGGGTTTCTGGTGCCGCAACAGGACGTGGATGCGATCACCGAAGCGGCCCGCAAGCTTTGCACGGATGAGGCTTTGAGGGTGAAGATTGGCCGAGCCGCGCAGCAGCGTGCGCAAAGTCAGTTCGACACGGCAGCCACCGCTCGCGCCCTGTGGGAGGCGATCTGCGCCGCGCGCGGACGCTGA
- a CDS encoding metallopeptidase family protein — MEAMARATIDALPAPFATGAAEVVLRVEDWPDQDMLRDLGMDDPLELTGLYDGIPMTEKSFADPAPWPDTVWLFREPILAEWRHRGDVEIADLVAHVTVHELAHHFGWSDEDIAVIDRWWE, encoded by the coding sequence ATGGAGGCGATGGCCCGCGCCACCATCGACGCCCTGCCTGCCCCCTTCGCCACTGGCGCCGCGGAGGTGGTGCTGCGGGTTGAGGACTGGCCGGATCAGGACATGCTGCGCGATCTCGGGATGGACGATCCGCTGGAGCTGACCGGGCTCTACGATGGCATCCCCATGACCGAGAAGAGCTTTGCCGACCCCGCCCCCTGGCCCGACACGGTGTGGCTGTTTCGCGAGCCGATCCTCGCGGAATGGCGGCACCGGGGCGATGTGGAGATCGCCGATCTCGTCGCGCATGTGACCGTGCATGAGCTTGCGCATCATTTCGGCTGGTCGGACGAGGATATCGCGGTGATCGACCGCTGGTGGGAGTGA
- the gcvH gene encoding glycine cleavage system protein GcvH, with translation MKYTEEHEWLEIDDEGVVTVGITSHAAEQLGDVVFVELPDVPKTVSKDDEVVVIESVKAASDILAPLDGEITEVNEALTDEPAQVNDDPEGAAWFFRMTIEDPSALDDFMDEAAYKKFIA, from the coding sequence ATGAAATACACCGAAGAACACGAATGGCTCGAGATCGACGACGAGGGCGTTGTCACCGTGGGCATCACATCCCACGCGGCAGAACAGCTTGGTGATGTTGTCTTCGTCGAACTGCCCGACGTGCCCAAGACCGTGTCCAAGGATGACGAGGTCGTGGTGATCGAATCGGTCAAGGCGGCCTCGGACATCCTGGCCCCGCTCGACGGTGAGATCACGGAAGTGAACGAAGCGCTGACCGATGAGCCCGCGCAGGTGAACGACGACCCCGAAGGTGCCGCCTGGTTCTTCCGCATGACGATCGAGGACCCCTCGGCCCTCGACGATTTCATGGATGAAGCCGCTTACAAGAAGTTCATCGCCTGA
- a CDS encoding gamma-glutamylcyclotransferase family protein: MIPFFFGYGSLVNQRTHENRPAHLATARGWHRAWVAVEAHPLAVLTAVRAPGAEIDGLIAAVPNNDWDILDRREAEYDRIPATEDIAHPVEDLHSIAIYSVPEARRSLPHPDKPILMSYLDVVLQGYLDMFGEAGARRFFDTTENWDAPILNDRATPRYPRAQTLTGDERAWIDAELKGRGLTPRS; this comes from the coding sequence ATGATACCTTTTTTCTTTGGCTACGGGTCGCTGGTTAATCAGCGGACCCATGAAAACCGCCCCGCACACCTGGCCACGGCGCGCGGATGGCACCGTGCCTGGGTCGCCGTGGAGGCCCATCCGCTGGCTGTTCTGACCGCCGTGCGCGCCCCCGGCGCGGAAATCGACGGCCTGATCGCTGCGGTGCCCAACAATGACTGGGACATCCTCGACCGGCGCGAGGCGGAATATGACCGCATCCCGGCCACCGAGGATATCGCCCATCCGGTCGAGGATCTGCATTCCATCGCGATCTACTCGGTCCCCGAGGCACGCCGCAGCCTGCCCCATCCCGACAAGCCCATCCTGATGAGCTATCTCGACGTGGTACTTCAGGGTTATCTCGACATGTTCGGCGAGGCGGGCGCGCGGCGCTTTTTCGATACGACCGAGAACTGGGACGCGCCCATCCTCAATGATCGGGCAACGCCGCGCTATCCGCGTGCGCAGACCCTGACCGGCGACGAGCGCGCCTGGATCGATGCGGAGTTGAAAGGTCGTGGATTGACGCCCAGAAGCTGA
- the thpR gene encoding RNA 2',3'-cyclic phosphodiesterase, whose product MRAFIALPIPASDAEVLEAMGDRLDVGRTVPSENAHLTLAFLGDVPEADLREVADALETLAPPSFAFDLSGIEAFGTALALRGHGGAPLADLQARVKSRLVGAGITLERRRFRPHVTFARLPQRMTLEDEAKLGRFLTRENTMAIREVPAREVVLYESILTRDGAVYEPLAEFALS is encoded by the coding sequence ATGCGCGCCTTCATCGCCCTGCCCATCCCTGCCTCGGATGCCGAGGTTCTGGAAGCCATGGGTGACCGGCTCGATGTGGGCCGCACCGTGCCCTCCGAGAACGCGCATCTGACGCTGGCCTTTCTGGGCGACGTGCCCGAAGCGGATCTGCGCGAGGTTGCCGACGCGCTCGAGACGCTGGCGCCGCCGTCTTTCGCCTTCGACCTTTCGGGGATCGAAGCCTTCGGCACCGCGCTCGCCCTGCGCGGCCATGGCGGAGCGCCGCTGGCCGATCTGCAGGCGCGGGTGAAATCGCGGCTCGTGGGGGCGGGGATCACGCTGGAGCGGCGGCGCTTCCGTCCCCATGTCACCTTCGCCCGCCTGCCCCAGCGCATGACGCTGGAGGACGAGGCCAAACTCGGGCGCTTCCTGACCCGCGAGAACACGATGGCAATCCGCGAGGTTCCCGCGCGGGAGGTGGTGCTCTACGAATCGATCCTCACCCGGGACGGCGCGGTCTACGAGCCGCTGGCGGAGTTCGCCCTGTCGTGA
- the gcvP gene encoding aminomethyl-transferring glycine dehydrogenase: MAFTPTDYDPYDFANRRHIGPSPAEMSEMFAALEVADLDALIEETVPEAIRQDQPLDFGAPLSERQLIFEMRQIAKKNRVMTTMIGQGYHGTVTPPAIQRNILENPAWYTAYTPYQPEISQGRLEALLNYQTMVSDLTGLEIANASLLDEATACAEAMTMAMRVAKSKARAFFVDENCHPQNIAVMKTRAEPLGIEVIVGAPETLDASAVFGAIFQYPGTYGDLQDFSQPISALHEAGALGIVSADPMALCLLKEPGAMGADIAVGSTQRFGVPMGYGGPHAAYIATKDAYKRALPGRLVGVSVDAHGNRAYRLALQTREQHIRREKATSNVCTAQALLAVMAGFYAVFHGPEGLKAIAQRIHLKAATMAEGLRAGGFTVETEAFFDTITVDVGLFQRGILSAAVNEGVNLRPVGKTRVGITLDETTRPEKIEAVWRAFGIDRSYAEVTEYRLPDALVRRSDYLQHDVFHMNRAETEMMRYMRRLADRDLALDRAMIPLGSCTMKLNSAAEMMPVSWPEFSMLHPFCPKDQAAGYTQLIDDLNAKLCEITGYDAISMQPNSGAQGEYAGLLTIAAYHRAQGQGHRNVCLIPVNAHGTNPASAQMVGWKVVSVKCDEKGSIDLEDFRAKAEKHSADLAGTMITYPSTHGVFETEVKEVCAITHEHGGQVYIDGANMNAMVGLSKPGDLGGDVSHLNLHKTFCIPHGGGGPGMGPIGVKAHLAPHLPGDPTAGGEGPGPVSAAPFGSPSLLPISWAYIKMTGGDGLTQATKVAILNANYIAKRLEGAFDVLYRGHAGRVAHECIIDVRPFQKSAGVTVDDIAKRLIDCGFHAPTMSWPVAGTLMVEPTESETKAELDRFCDAMLAIRDEIRAIEEGQMDAENNPLKHAPHTMEDLVRDWDRPYAREQGCFPPGAFRVDKYWPPVNRVDNVYGDRHLICTCPPMEDYAEAAE, from the coding sequence ATGGCCTTCACGCCCACCGATTACGATCCCTATGATTTCGCAAACCGTCGGCATATCGGCCCGTCGCCTGCCGAGATGTCGGAGATGTTCGCGGCGCTCGAAGTCGCCGATCTCGACGCGCTGATCGAAGAGACGGTGCCCGAGGCGATCCGGCAGGACCAGCCGCTCGATTTCGGCGCGCCTTTGTCCGAGCGCCAGCTCATTTTCGAGATGCGCCAGATCGCGAAGAAGAACCGCGTGATGACGACGATGATCGGGCAGGGCTATCACGGCACGGTCACGCCGCCTGCGATCCAACGCAATATCCTTGAGAATCCCGCCTGGTACACGGCTTACACGCCCTACCAGCCGGAGATCAGCCAGGGGCGGCTTGAGGCGCTTCTGAACTATCAGACCATGGTGTCGGATCTCACGGGCCTCGAGATCGCCAACGCGTCCCTTCTGGACGAGGCGACGGCCTGCGCCGAGGCCATGACCATGGCCATGCGGGTCGCGAAGTCCAAGGCGCGGGCCTTCTTCGTCGACGAAAATTGCCACCCCCAGAACATCGCAGTGATGAAAACCCGCGCCGAGCCTCTGGGCATCGAGGTCATCGTCGGCGCGCCCGAGACGCTGGATGCATCCGCCGTCTTCGGGGCGATCTTCCAGTATCCCGGCACCTATGGCGATCTGCAGGATTTCAGCCAGCCCATCTCCGCACTGCACGAAGCGGGTGCCTTGGGCATCGTGTCGGCCGATCCGATGGCGCTTTGCCTTCTGAAGGAGCCGGGTGCCATGGGCGCCGATATCGCCGTGGGCTCCACCCAGCGCTTCGGCGTGCCCATGGGCTATGGCGGGCCTCATGCCGCCTATATCGCCACCAAGGACGCCTACAAGCGCGCGCTGCCCGGCCGTCTTGTCGGCGTGTCGGTCGATGCGCATGGCAACCGGGCGTATCGCCTCGCCCTGCAAACGCGCGAACAGCATATCCGCCGCGAGAAGGCCACGTCGAATGTCTGCACCGCGCAGGCGCTGCTGGCGGTTATGGCAGGCTTCTATGCGGTCTTCCACGGACCCGAGGGTCTGAAGGCCATCGCGCAGCGCATCCATCTCAAGGCCGCGACCATGGCCGAGGGGCTGCGTGCAGGCGGCTTCACCGTCGAGACGGAGGCGTTCTTCGACACGATCACCGTCGATGTGGGCCTCTTTCAGCGGGGTATCCTGTCGGCGGCGGTCAATGAGGGGGTGAACCTGCGGCCCGTGGGCAAGACCCGCGTGGGCATCACCCTTGACGAGACAACGCGCCCCGAGAAGATCGAGGCGGTCTGGCGCGCCTTCGGCATCGACCGCAGCTACGCGGAAGTGACCGAGTATCGCCTGCCGGACGCGCTCGTGCGCCGCAGCGATTACCTGCAGCACGACGTCTTCCATATGAACCGCGCCGAGACCGAGATGATGCGCTATATGCGTCGCCTTGCGGACCGGGACCTGGCGCTCGATCGTGCGATGATCCCCTTGGGCTCCTGCACGATGAAGCTCAATTCCGCGGCCGAGATGATGCCGGTCTCCTGGCCTGAATTTTCCATGCTGCACCCGTTCTGCCCCAAGGATCAGGCGGCGGGCTACACCCAACTCATCGACGATCTGAACGCGAAGCTTTGCGAGATCACCGGCTACGACGCGATCTCCATGCAGCCCAATTCCGGCGCGCAGGGTGAATATGCGGGCCTTCTGACCATCGCCGCCTATCACCGCGCGCAGGGGCAGGGGCACCGAAATGTCTGCCTGATCCCGGTCAACGCGCATGGCACCAACCCGGCCTCCGCACAAATGGTGGGCTGGAAGGTCGTGTCGGTGAAATGCGACGAGAAGGGCTCCATCGACCTTGAGGATTTCCGCGCCAAGGCCGAGAAGCACAGCGCCGATCTCGCGGGCACGATGATCACCTATCCTTCCACCCACGGGGTCTTTGAGACCGAGGTGAAGGAGGTCTGCGCGATCACCCACGAACATGGCGGGCAGGTCTATATCGACGGCGCCAACATGAACGCGATGGTGGGCTTGTCGAAGCCCGGCGATTTGGGCGGCGATGTGAGCCACCTCAACCTGCACAAGACCTTCTGCATCCCGCATGGCGGTGGCGGCCCCGGCATGGGCCCCATTGGCGTGAAGGCGCATCTTGCCCCGCATCTGCCCGGTGATCCGACTGCGGGCGGGGAAGGGCCGGGCCCGGTTTCGGCGGCCCCCTTCGGCTCGCCCTCGCTGCTGCCGATCTCCTGGGCCTACATCAAGATGACCGGCGGCGATGGTCTGACGCAGGCGACGAAGGTGGCGATCCTGAATGCCAACTACATCGCGAAGCGCCTCGAAGGGGCGTTCGACGTGCTCTATCGCGGGCATGCGGGCCGGGTTGCGCATGAATGCATCATCGACGTGCGGCCCTTCCAGAAATCTGCGGGCGTGACGGTGGACGATATCGCCAAGCGGCTGATCGATTGCGGCTTCCACGCGCCGACCATGTCCTGGCCTGTGGCGGGTACGCTGATGGTGGAGCCCACGGAGTCCGAGACCAAGGCCGAGCTCGACCGCTTCTGCGACGCGATGCTGGCCATTCGGGACGAGATCCGCGCCATCGAAGAGGGGCAAATGGATGCGGAGAACAATCCGCTGAAACACGCGCCGCACACGATGGAAGACCTCGTGCGCGACTGGGATCGTCCTTACGCGCGCGAGCAGGGCTGCTTCCCGCCGGGCGCATTCCGGGTCGACAAGTACTGGCCGCCGGTCAACCGCGTGGACAACGTATATGGCGACCGGCACCTGATTTGCACCTGTCCTCCGATGGAGGATTACGCCGAAGCGGCGGAATAA